One Pichia kudriavzevii chromosome 3, complete sequence genomic window carries:
- a CDS encoding uncharacterized protein (PKUD0C05700; similar to Saccharomyces cerevisiae YOL143C (RIB4); ancestral locus Anc_3.7), producing MAIKGLGKIDQNYDGKSVRVGILHARWNAEIIDALVAGAIKKLKEFNVPEENIIVESVPGSYELPYGTKKMFEKYNLDVIIPIGCLIKGSTMHFEYICESVTNQLMKLQFELHKPIIFGVLTCLTEEQALQRAGILPGMHNHGEDWGACAVEMVTKWYQQ from the coding sequence ATGGCGATCAAAGGTTTAGGAAAAATTGATCAGAATTATGATGGAAAGAGCGTCAGAGTCGGTATACTCCATGCAAGATGGAATGCTGAGATTATTGACGCCCTAGTTGCAGGTGCCattaaaaaattgaaagagttCAATGTCCCCGAGGAAAACATCATTGTCGAATCAGTTCCAGGCTCTTACGAACTTCCATATGGAACAAAGAAGATGTTTGAAAAGTACAATTTGGATGTTATCATTCCAATCGGGTGTTTGATCAAGGGATCAACGATGCACTTTGAATACATTTGTGAATCGGTGACAAACCAACTTATGAAGCTACAATTTGAGCTTCACAAGCCCATAATTTTCGGAGTTCTCACTTGTCTCACTGAAGAGCAAGCACTACAGCGTGCTGGTATCTTACCAGGGATGCACAATCACGGTGAAGACTGGGGGGCATGTGCTGTCGAAATGGTTACCAAATGGTACCAGCAatag
- a CDS encoding uncharacterized protein (PKUD0C05710; similar to Saccharomyces cerevisiae YNR054C (ESF2); ancestral locus Anc_6.381) — translation MAVEKEEKNIVALVSEENDNDFYSSDEELDKGFSLNQNKTSNARTYDKFQVGGNGDEDEDVNASDSDENVNGNYNFSSKESEAVDIELPKQKKMTKSFIDRANEVNREEEEADDDNDDDDQYFGFLSGDGSQDEGEEVTSENATDSKTPITDSQKKETSKKVKKLTAKQLEKEEQKIKKSGVVYLSSLPPYMKPQKLRHVMSRFGEVGRIFLKPEDPKIYKSRIKSGGNKKKKFEEGWVEFIDKANAKLAATTLNGNILGGKKRSFYHDDVMNVKYLKGFKWFDLTNALNREVEVRESKKQAELSQAHKLNKAFIKNVETSKVVTRVKESKKRKLESNDTKDAESPTEIRRNFKQRNVATNRANADNSIKNTNENTKIKSVLNKIF, via the coding sequence ATGGCTGTcgagaaggaggaaaagaatATCGTAGCCTTAGTgagtgaagaaaatgacaatgatTTTTATTCATCTGACGAAGAGTTAGATAAAgggttttctttgaaccaGAATAAAACATCAAACGCTAGAACATATGACAAATTTCAAGTTGGCGGCAACggagatgaagatgaagatgttaATGCTAGTGATAGTGATGAAAATGTGAATGGGAACtataatttttcttcaaaagagaGTGAAgctgttgatattgaactTCCTAAGCAAAAAAAGATGACAAAATCATTCATCGACAGAGCAAACGAAGTTAACcgtgaagaagaagaagcggatgatgataatgatgatgatgatcagtattttggttttttgAGCGGAGATGGTAGTCAGGATGAAGGCGAAGAAGTTACGAGTGAAAATGCTACTGATTCGAAAACTCCAATCACAGATTCTcagaaaaaggaaacttctaagaaggtgaagaagttAACCGCCAAACAATTAGAGAaggaagaacaaaagattAAAAAATCAGGTGTGGTCTACCTGTCATCGTTACCGCCATACATGAAACCACAAAAGTTGAGACATGTCATGTCTAGGTTTGGTGAGGTTGGTCGTATTTTCTTAAAACCAGAGGATCCTAAGATTTACAAGTCTAGGATTAAATCAGGAGGtaacaagaagaagaaatttgaagaagggTGGGTTGAATTTATAGACAAAGCTAATGCGAAGCTGGCTGCAACTACACTAAATGGAAATATACTTGGTGGAAAAAAACGCAGCTTTTATCATGACGACGTGATGAATGTTAAGTATTTGAAAGGTTTCAAGTGGTTTGATCTAACAAATGCATTGAACAGGGAGGTTGAGGTTCGTGAAAGTAAAAAGCAAGCTGAACTATCACAAGCACATAAACTCAATAAAGCATTTATCAAGAACGTTGAAACGAGTAAAGTTGTCACTAGAGTCAAAGAAAGCAAGAAGAGAAAGCTTGAAAGTAACGATACCAAAGATGCAGAATCACCTACTGAAATACGAAGAAACttcaaacaaagaaatgTGGCTACTAATAGAGCTAATGCCGATAATTCtatcaaaaatacaaatgaaaataccAAGATCAAATCTGTGTTAAACAAGATCTTTTAA
- a CDS encoding uncharacterized protein (PKUD0C05720; similar to Saccharomyces cerevisiae YMR287C (DSS1); ancestral locus Anc_8.853), with protein sequence MLAVKPSRRRIFFSVVYLNAASKPNVAAFSHRFFSTTLQNLKDVQSKAQKYKSKRTKLAPEKRIQTPEELFHSASNVDIENLKKDVEERTKLRYIEPNKLWISKIFPDLKLPPNFSFYDDQSNRDYIKYQLVKKFGDVSNKFVWKDFQYNEVAVGDVVDLSGNFEKGDLSVIIGLPEDPEDPRYTLLNAYGEIQFVSRSKMGVRLPKVFPKEWFCNSLMEEELFWEGLDYDEIVPIGKPKYKLEDVIDRNKIFESAIARSISGENAVKTYILPSLLSGLVSQILSKINTKAWQILPNTNVKLEIVHNILQSNEGPIQITLYQMYRAVQLTDLKILMNNLKVTKAEDISKAYKLLFDTITKNLFIGNQYDSISLGKTVCGGSNLNLEVDIVDFYAFILGLRKNNQLFMHDAFTKASSYVLALPLNRIVRFNGMVQAFKDDNSLYPLLSGYLKDKIEQKNIKNANYKKILPFYITFIDLLKLYCSGSVQNNILESFVMKIMRNIPDYKDLDITNSIVFDLLLKTNEITSREGPSKWWDNAMLPFSGVSLKADMEQAYYDSITEENISSFVDLEHDSTDKRVKFNDIVYCIDSENPLEIDDGISVKKLNQDEYLVSTFVADPSSYLEPEDLISRIALERGLTLYLPDLSGTNAIPLLPLEFGKKIQLGYFGQDTRALKISFKYNEKTKRVVHLSDDEVINFGVANRFVKIDYNSVNKLLSNDPLTESILHEKLANSDIPISQVKQDLHSLSIISQHLNDEATKSGRISLFDQINVKKEIANITENEDKQIQLVFKDIYNDDTIKDAQLQGAKSEQLVSEIMVKANNIAGNFFARNKIPAIYKIQLPLEMSPQVAAFSKNVTLKKNADFKDLTIYQEYLTKSTIAPFPEKHEFLNITRYATVTSPLRRFWDFVNHWQLHSFLSTGKPKFTQDQIDYMTLQLKYKDELNTKLANKVIGFYTFKALQYLQEHQGQEGQLLFKVIVTKKPSEDGLIEVILLDYGVRCILETSWYALNAEKADTPKAETKDVAIGDIIDDATIKDIDLLDGSILLTSKSV encoded by the coding sequence ATGTTGGCTGTGAAACCATCTAGAAGACGTATATTTTTCTCTGTGGTATACTTAAATGCTGCATCGAAACCAAATGTTGCAGCCTTTTCACATAggtttttttcaacaactttacAGAATTTAAAGGACGTACAATCAAAAGCACAGAAGTACAAGAGCAAGAGAACAAAGCTGGCACCAGAAAAGAGAATCCAAACACCAGAAGAGTTATTTCATTCTGCATCTAATGTtgacattgaaaatttaaagaaagaCGTTGAAGAAAGGACAAAATTGAGATATATTGAACCAAACAAACTTTGGATCTCAAAAATTTTTCCCGATCTAAAATTGCCTCCAAACTTTTCCTTTTACGATGATCAATCAAACAGAGATTATATCAAGTACCAGCTTGTTAAAAAGTTTGGAGACGTCTCAAATAAATTTGTTTGGaaagattttcaatataaTGAAGTTGCTGTAGGTGATGTTGTTGACCTCTCAGGtaactttgaaaaaggtGATTTATCAGTGATAATTGGCCTTCCTGAAGATCCCGAAGATCCTAGATATACTTTATTGAACGCATATGGTGAGATTCAGTTTGTTTCGAGATCTAAGATGGGAGTTAGGTTGCCTAAAGTGTTTCCGAAAGAATGGTTTTGTAATTCTCTCatggaagaagaactaTTCTGGGAGGGGTTAGACtatgatgaaattgtaCCCATTGGTAAGCCAAAATACAAGTTAGAAGATGTCATTGACAGAAATAAGATTTTTGAAAGTGCTATTGCTAGGTCAATCTCAGGTGAAAATGCTGTCAAAACTTATATATTACCATCACTTCTATCAGGCCTGGTATCTCAAATCTTATCGAAAATTAACACCAAGGCATGGCAAATTTTACCTAATACAAATGTCAAACTAGAAATTGTGCACAATATCTTACAAAGTAACGAGGGGCCAATTCAAATTACCCTTTATCAAATGTACAGAGCAGTCCAGTTAACTGACCTTAAAATTTTAAtgaataatttgaaagttACTAAGGCTGAAGACATAAGCAAAGCATATAAATTGTTATTTGACACCATAACTAAAAACCTCTTTATCGGTAATCAATATGACTCAATTAGCTTGGGAAAAACTGTATGCGGTGGCtcaaatttgaatcttGAGGTTGACATCGTTGACTTTTACGCCTTTATATTGGGTCTGCGGaaaaataatcaattgTTCATGCATGATGCATTTACTAAGGCATCGTCTTATGTCCTGGCTCTCCCATTGAATAGAATTGTCAGATTTAATGGAATGGTCCAGGCATTCAAAGATGACAACTCGCTATACCCTCTATTGTCTGGTTATTTGAAGGATAAAATcgaacaaaaaaatatcaagaatGCCAACTATAAAAAGATATTACCATTCTATATAACATTCATTGATTTGCTAAAACTCTACTGTTCAGGATCGGTTCAGAACAACATATTAGAATCTTTTGTCATGAAAATCATGAGAAATATTCCAGATTATAAAGATCTTGATATAACTAACTCCATCGTTTTTGACCTATTATTAAAAACTAATGAAATCACGTCACGCGAGGGGCCTTCCAAATGGTGGGACAACGCTATGCTGCCTTTCAGTGGTGTTTCACTAAAAGCTGACATGGAACAAGCATATTATGATTCAATTACGGAGGAAAATATCTCTAGCTTTGTTGATCTTGAGCACGATTCAACTGACAAAAGGgtcaaattcaatgacaTTGTTTATTGCATTGACTCCGAAAACCCCCTAGAAATTGATGACGGTATCTCAGTCAAGAAACTAAATCAAGATGAATACTTAGTTAGTACTTTTGTTGCGGATCCATCCTCATATTTAGAGCCAGAAGATTTGATATCCAGGATTGCATTAGAAAGAGGTTTGACTCTTTACTTGCCAGACCTCTCAGGTACTAATGCCATTCCCCTTCTACCTCTTGAATTtggtaaaaaaattcagcTAGGTTATTTTGGACAAGATACAAGAGcgttgaaaatatcattcAAGTATAATGAGAAAACTAAAAGGGTTGTACACTTAAGTGATGATGAGGTTATTAACTTTGGTGTGGCAAATAGGTTTGTTAAAATCGATTACAATTCTGTCAATAAATTACTGTCAAATGACCCGCTTACAGAGTCTATTCttcatgaaaaattggCCAATTCGGATATTCCAATATCTCAAGTCAAACAAGACCTTCACAGTTTAAGTataatttctcaacattTAAATGATGAGGCGACTAAATCTGGTCGTATCTCTTTGTTTGACCAAATTAACGTTAAAAAGGAGATAGCGAACattactgaaaatgaagataaacaaatccaacttgttttcaaagatatttATAATGACGATACCATTAAAGATGCACAGTTGCAGGGAGCGAAATCAGAACAGTTGGTTTCAGAAATCATGGTCAAAGCAAACAATATTGCTGGTAATTTTTTTgcaagaaataaaataccAGCTATCTataaaattcaacttcCACTAGAAATGTCTCCTCAAGTAGCAGCGTTCTCGAAGAACGTTACTCTTAAGAAAAATGCTGACTTTAAGGATTTGACAATATATCAAGAATACTTGACTAAGTCAACGATAGCTCCTTTCCCAgaaaaacatgaatttttgaaCATTACTCGTTATGCTACAGTTACTTCTCCGTTGAGAAGATTTTGGGATTTTGTTAATCATTGGCAATTGCATTCTTTCTTATCTACGGGTAAACCCAAGTTTACGCAGGATCAAATAGACTATATGACCTTGCAGCTTAAATATAAAGATGAACTAAACACAAAATTAGCAAATAAGGTTATTGGATTTTACACCTTCAAAGCATTGCAATATTTACAAGAGCATCAAGGCCAAGAAGGACAGCTATTGTTTAAGGTGATTGTTACCAAGAAACCTAGCGAGGACGGTTTAATTGAAGTTATCCTTTTGGACTATGGTGTCAGGTGTATTCTGGAAACCAGCTGGTATGCTTTGAACGCAGAAAAAGCTGACACACCAAAGGCTGAAACCAAAGATGTTGCAATAGGTGACATCATCGATGACGCAACTATTAAAGATATTGACTTACTCGATGGGTCTATTTTATTGACGAGCAAATCTGTTTAA
- a CDS encoding uncharacterized protein (PKUD0C05730; similar to Saccharomyces cerevisiae YGR260W (TNA1); ancestral locus Anc_5.50), protein MTERDSEKDNYKISISVETKVSPLENLSEIERKLVHKFDWRLMPMLATIYFFSSLDRSNIGNASVAGMNADIGISSTQFSNVASVLYATYLPVMLPGVWLMKLCPKPKYYLAGMVFCWSVCSLCTMFATGYGSLMAIRLLLGLFEGSFFSCMSVIATDYYFPDELGRRTAYFFASSSLASAFGGLIATGITKISSGSLKPWQYIFLIEGILSLLASIWLFLGLPDNPTGLIKTEEEKQAYEDRERRRVFFMDSSSFQWSEVLEAIADYKTHLSYVIQFTQDVCLYGFSTFLPSILKSGLGYDALEAQYLGVPVYLFAGIVFLVAAELSDRTRMRGPFIAFTNIFGIAGYILLLAVKNDGVKYFACYLVAFSIYTGTGINESWIASNTAPRYKRYTSIGLNQTLGNVSGAISPQVYRSPPNYTLGHAFTLGCLVISSICSMTSSILFYRRNKQNQRVIETGIDDRGRRRTIGDDSPEFQFLL, encoded by the coding sequence ATGACGGAAAGGGACTCTGAAAAAGACAATTATAAGATAAGCATCTCCGTCGAAACAAAAGTCAGCCCTTTAGAAAACCTCTCCGAAATTGAGAGGAAGTTGGTGCATAAGTTTGATTGGAGATTGATGCCTATGTTAGCTActatttactttttttcatccCTTGATAGATCCAATATTGGTAATGCTAGTGTTGCTGGCATGAACGCTGATATAGGAATTTCCAGCACACAATTTTCCAATGTTGCATCTGTGTTGTATGCCACATACCTACCTGTCATGTTACCAGGTGTTTGGCTCATGAAGTTGTGTCCAAAACCAAAGTATTATCTTGCTGGAATGGTTTTTTGTTGGTCAGTTTGTTCTCTTTGTACAATGTTTGCAACCGGGTATGGCAGTCTTATGGCCATCCGGCTACTACTAGGATTGTTCGAGGGTTCTTTCTTCAGCTGTATGTCGGTTATTGCTACTGATTATTATTTCCCAGATGAGTTGGGCAGAAGAACAGCTTACTTTTTTGCGTCATCGTCTTTAGCAAGTGCCTTCGGGGGTCTTATTGCTACTGGAATCACCAAAATATCATCTGGATCACTTAAGCCATGGcaatacatttttttgatcGAAGGAATCCTATCATTGCTAGCATCAATCTGGTTGTTTTTAGGCTTACCTGATAACCCCACAGGGTTGATAAAAaccgaagaagaaaaacaggCTTATGAGGACAGAGAAAGACGCCGGGTTTTCTTTATGGATTCAAGTTCATTCCAGTGGTCGGAGGTTTTAGAAGCAATTGCTGATTACAAGACACACCTTTCATATGTAATACAATTCACGCAGGATGTTTGCCTATATGGGTTTTCAACGTTCCTACCTTCTATCTTAAAATCTGGTTTAGGTTATGATGCTTTAGAAGCACAATATTTGGGAGTTCCTGTTTATTTATTTGCCGGTATTGTCTTTTTAGTTGCAGCTGAATTGTCTGATAGAACCCGAATGAGAGGTCCTTTTATTGCTTTTACTAACATCTTTGGAATAGCAGGGTACATATTGTTACTTGCTGTAAAAAATGATGGTGTTAAATATTTTGCATGTTATCTTGttgccttttcaatatatACGGGCACTGGTATAAATGAATCGTGGATTGCCTCGAATACAGCTCCGAGGTATAAACGATACACCTCAATTGGGTTGAACCAAACATTAGGCAATGTCTCTGGTGCAATTAGTCCTCAAGTATATCGCTCCCCTCCAAATTACACTTTGGGCCACGCCTTTACCCTTGGATGTCTAGTGATCTCGTCGATTTGCAGTATgacatcttcaattcttttttaCAGAAGAAACAAGCAAAACCAAAGGGTGATTGAGACTGGAATTGATGATAGAGGCCGCAGGAGAACTATAGGTGACGATTCTCCAGAATTCCAATTCCTCCTTTAA
- a CDS encoding uncharacterized protein (PKUD0C05740; similar to Saccharomyces cerevisiae YLR098C (CHA4); ancestral locus Anc_8.283) yields MENNLYIYRESFLTDFFREENGPNNSLEYCTEDLIYAICAIGSIIDFGDDYFMYQGILFDTPEKFYYQAKYLIFQKLNSNSYNEITSIQTLLCLSYFDLGRGNDLSAWTLAGIAFRIGTFDNFELDPRLTVGNNILNTHLTLTEYEANVKTRIYWGCVIADSYISFVLGKSPTLRHLRATMPHCKNLPFLKGIESFLYFDPVAKTPIIVNISRPLEKLNVLYQLANRYHDLVYRDSSSNNGLSTLYYLEKFNVDIFHWKDSLPRDLYWTKNELKSNGYNINLMFFRYQYYLILLSFNRDFIDADNSLDETVSPALICTSAIEDLYTSIQCFSKFHSLKYASLNMVYLAILGIQIVPKLPENIALTVQKKSLINIFGSVLAEGASVYEIAKDAYEAYLANFKDLGLKHNIGSRSPDTDRSKHSLNHILAPVSFRDVQETVGFDESLIPSLNYG; encoded by the coding sequence ATGGAGAATAATCTATATATTTACAGAGAATCTTTCTTGACGGACTTTTTTCGTGAAGAAAATGGTCCTAATAACTCTTTAGAGTATTGTACCGAAGACTTAATTTATGCTATATGTGCAATAGGCTCAATAATAGATTTTGGTGATGATTACTTTATGTACCAGGGTATTTTATTTGACACGCCTGAAAAATTCTACTACCAAGCAAAATACCTcatatttcaaaaactgAATTCAAACAGTTATAACGAAATTACATCCATTCAAACTCTTTTATGTCTTTCTTACTTCGATCTAGGAAGAGGGAATGATTTATCAGCGTGGACATTAGCCGGTATTGCATTTCGAATTGGCACTTTTGACAACTTTGAACTAGACCCTAGACTTACTGTTGGCAACAATATTCTGAACACCCACCTGACGCTCACGGAATACGAAGCTAACGTGAAAACCAGAATATACTGGGGGTGTGTGATTGCCGACTCATATATCTCTTTTGTCTTAGGCAAATCCCCCACGCTGAGGCATCTGCGAGCAACAATGCCTCATTGTAAAAACTTACCGTTTTTGAAAGGCATTGAAAGCTTCTTGTATTTTGATCCGGTTGCAAAAACACCTATAATTGTTAATATATCCAGACCCCTAGAGAAGTTGAACGTGCTCTATCAGCTTGCCAATAGATATCATGACCTAGTCTATAGagattcatcatcaaataatGGTCTGTCAACCTTGTATTATCTGGAAAAGTTCAATGTGGACATATTTCATTGGAAGGATTCACTCCCTAGAGATTTGTATTGGACAAAAAATGAACTAAAAAGCAATGGATACAACATAAATTTAATGTTTTTTAGGTATCAGTATTACCTGATTTTACTTTCATTTAACAGAGACTTCATCGATGCTGACAATAGTTTAGATGAAACTGTATCTCCTGCCTTGATTTGCACCAGTGCGATCGAAGACCTCTATACATCCAttcaatgtttttcaaaatttcattcTTTAAAATATGCTTCATTAAATATGGTGTATTTAGCTATTCTGGGTATTCAAATTGTCCCCAAACTTCCAGAAAACATAGCTCTAACTgtccaaaaaaaatctttgatcaatatttttggttCAGTGTTGGCCGAAGGTGCATCTGTTTACGAAATCGCAAAAGATGCCTACGAGGCATATCTCGctaatttcaaagatttggGCTTGAAGCATAATATAGGAAGTAGAAGTCCTGACACAGATAGAAGTAAACACAGTTTAAACCATATTTTGGCTCCTGTTAGTTTTCGTGACGTTCAAGAAACTGTTGGTTTTGACGAAAGTTTAATTCCTTCCTTGAACTATGGATAG